The Candidatus Defluviibacterium haderslevense DNA window AATATTAAGGTTATTTTGTCTATTTTTTTGTCATTTATCCACTCATTTCAATCAAGATATGTTGTGCAGCCATTGTATACATTCAACTAAACGATAATGGAAACTAAATCAAATATACTTTCTCGTAAAAAATTCATTTTGTGGGGCACAGCCTTCATTGCAGGAATATCTGCATTTAAGTTTTTTCCAAAAACTAAAAAGCCGGAGAATGTGATGTGCAATGACTCCGTAAAAATGCTAACCCAAGATGGTAGATTAGTCGTTATTAAAAAAAGCGATATAAACACTCCTAGTCAAAAAATATCCAATGAAGAATTACAACATTGGGTTAATAATAAATAGACCAATAAAAAAAACAAAATGGAAAATAATCATTCTTCCAGAAGGGAATTCTTAACATCAGGATTGTTGACATTAGCTTTAGCTACAGCTTGTGACACAAAAGATAATCCATTTACTCCTGAAGGCGATGTGGAATTAACCGGCGAAAAAGTCAAACTCCTCTCTGTAACCGGAGAGATCATTGAAATCGATAAAGCTTATTTAAAACCTGTACCTGACCTTCCTACTTTAAGCAATCATGAAGAAAGACAAGGCATTGCAGGAAAGAAATTTGTAATGGTTATTGATTTATCCCGATGTAAAAATTTAAAAAAATGTCAGGAAGCATGCAATCATATGCATTTTGTGAACCCGGGACAGAGCTGGATCAAAGTTCACTCCATGCAAGACGCTGAGCTGTCTTCCCCTTATTGGCAACCAACCACATGCATGCATTGTGATGAACCACCATGCGTTAAAGTATGTCCGGTAGACGCCACTTTTAAACGACAAGATGGTATTGTTTCCATAGATAGTGATCGGTGTATCGGATGTCGGTTTTGTATGGCTGCATGTCCATATTCC harbors:
- a CDS encoding 4Fe-4S dicluster domain-containing protein, which translates into the protein MENNHSSRREFLTSGLLTLALATACDTKDNPFTPEGDVELTGEKVKLLSVTGEIIEIDKAYLKPVPDLPTLSNHEERQGIAGKKFVMVIDLSRCKNLKKCQEACNHMHFVNPGQSWIKVHSMQDAELSSPYWQPTTCMHCDEPPCVKVCPVDATFKRQDGIVSIDSDRCIGCRFCMAACPYSTRVFNWDAPEMPVEVAQKHYSCETSVPQKKGTVGKCDFCPDMVRKGELPHCVSACPNGVFMFGDIHEDSVTNGAETFRFSELIKDKAGYRLMEDLGTKPSVYYLPPVNRNFPYESGLENANPDDAHNH